The genomic stretch CTTAGAGCGAACTTATTTCGAATTTTACAACCTGTTCCCTAGCCGTCAAGGAAAGGGATTACAGGTTGTTAATGAGATGAAGCGGGATCATAGAGCGGGTTAGTCATCGGATATAAAATCAGGGTGCCGTTGAACGGCCCCTGATTTTTTAATTAATGTTTAGGCGCTGATCCTTCAATGCCGAAGTAACGCCGATAGCGATGGTATCAGCCATTTTCATTACTAAGTTAAGTCGGGTACTCTGAAGAACGAGATGTTCCATAAATCCACCGACGTTTACGATGCCGGTTATGTAGGCATTCCCAACGGGCGGCAGGTCTTTATTTACTGCTGCTCCGGGCTTAACAGGGCCGATGCCGATTGAAACACAGCCTACACTTTCTAGTTTACCTAGACAAGCATCAATAGCTAAAATATAAGGATTGGTAAATGATGACTGGATATTTTTGAGAGTGTCGTTCAAATTCGTTGCATGTACTGGTTCATCCAACGTCCCGAAAATATGAGGATGCGTGTTGAGTTCGAGCATTTTACTGCCCACCAGGGGGCCGAGGGAATCTCCGGTAGACCGGTCGGTTCCAATGCAGACAATTACAAGCTCATGGCCGGATAGGCTTGCCCGCTTAACAATAGTTGAAATATTAATAGCGATATTGCTGACAGTTTGCGGTTGATGAACACTGAATTTAAGCTCAGGACTAGGTTTAGGGAAATTAAGCAGGTTATTCAGCATAAGGATACTCCTGTTCTACATAAGCTAGTACCATTATGTATCAAAAGTGGTAATAATATTCACTTTCACAGGAAAATATAGGTTAATTAGGGAATACAAATTATTGAGAAATCCCGCGCTATAGGGAGGGTATCAAATGCTTAATATTAATGCCAGACTGCGTAATCTACCGGCGATTGACAAACTCCTGGCTATAGCCGAAAGCCGTGATTCCTTGGCGAAGTTTCCGCAGTCAAGCTTAGTCAGCGCACTCCGCAACGTTGTAGATAATGCAAGGCAGGAATTAAGGCAAGGAAATGAATTTGACATAACACCAGAAGGGCTCGTTGCTCAGGCAGCGCAAATAATTGTCAATCGCGAAGAAGCCAGTCTACAGCGGGTAGTCAATGCCACCGGGGTAGTGCTGCACACAAATCTTGGTCGTGCGCCACTGTCAGCGCGGGCTGCCAGCGCTGTTAACAAAGTAATGACCGGCTATAGCACCTTAGAATACAACATTGCAGACGGGCAGCGTGGTACCAGATACTCGCATATTGCTGAAAGAATTGCACGGCTTGTGGGATCTGAAGATGCTATTGTGGTTAACAATAACGCGGCAGCTGTCTTATTAGTGCTGTCAACGCTGGCTTGCGGCCGTGAAGTAATTGTAAGTCGCGGCCAGTTGGTAGAAATCGGCGGATCTTTTCGCATACCCGATGTTATGCGGCAGAGCGGGGCAACCTTAGTTGAAGTAGGAACAACTAATAAAACACATCTCTCGGACTATGAAAATGCCATTACTGATAATACCGGAGCAATTTTAAAGGTCCACACCAGCAATTATCGAATTGTCGGGTTTACGGCTCAGCCTGATGATGCTCAATTAAAACAGCTTGCTCTCCGTCACAATTTACCCATGCTCGAAGATTTAGGAAGTGGTACGCTGCTGCCGCTAAGTTTGGGGGATTGGCACGAGCCTTCAGTCGCCGAGCGGCTAGCAAAGGGGATAGACATTGTTACTTTCAGCGGTGATAAACTACTGGGGGCCGGCCAGGCCGGTATTATTGCCGGTAAAAAAGATTATATAGATAAAATGAAAAAGCATCCGCTGCTTAGGGCTATCCGCATTGATAAGTTATCTTTGGCGGCGCTGGAAGGCACCTTAATCGATTACGAGCTCGGCGATGCTGAACAAACTATTCCTGTTCAGCGTTATCTAAGAATGTCCTACGAGCAGTTAGACGAAAAGGCTGCCAGACTTAAGCGGGCGCTGGCCTTTTTACCAGATGAATGGGTTTGTGAAAAAATTGATATAGAGTCGCAGGCCGGGGGCGGCTCGCTGCCGGGTATTGGCATGGCCAGCATTGGTATTGCGCTAAAGCCGACCATCATAAGTACCGCTCAACTGGAAAAAAGACTGCGGGACCATAAAGTGCCTATTATTGCTAGGGTACAAAGTGACAGGGTTATTATTGACGTGAGGTGTCTCGAAGATGGTGACATGGACTCAATCGCAGAGGCCTGCAAAGCTATAGTAGGTGAAGTATTATGAAATATCTTATAATCGGCACTGCAGGGCATGTTGAC from Veillonellaceae bacterium encodes the following:
- the yyaC gene encoding spore protease YyaC, with the translated sequence MLNNLLNFPKPSPELKFSVHQPQTVSNIAINISTIVKRASLSGHELVIVCIGTDRSTGDSLGPLVGSKMLELNTHPHIFGTLDEPVHATNLNDTLKNIQSSFTNPYILAIDACLGKLESVGCVSIGIGPVKPGAAVNKDLPPVGNAYITGIVNVGGFMEHLVLQSTRLNLVMKMADTIAIGVTSALKDQRLNIN
- a CDS encoding L-seryl-tRNA(Sec) selenium transferase, whose product is MNARLRNLPAIDKLLAIAESRDSLAKFPQSSLVSALRNVVDNARQELRQGNEFDITPEGLVAQAAQIIVNREEASLQRVVNATGVVLHTNLGRAPLSARAASAVNKVMTGYSTLEYNIADGQRGTRYSHIAERIARLVGSEDAIVVNNNAAAVLLVLSTLACGREVIVSRGQLVEIGGSFRIPDVMRQSGATLVEVGTTNKTHLSDYENAITDNTGAILKVHTSNYRIVGFTAQPDDAQLKQLALRHNLPMLEDLGSGTLLPLSLGDWHEPSVAERLAKGIDIVTFSGDKLLGAGQAGIIAGKKDYIDKMKKHPLLRAIRIDKLSLAALEGTLIDYELGDAEQTIPVQRYLRMSYEQLDEKAARLKRALAFLPDEWVCEKIDIESQAGGGSLPGIGMASIGIALKPTIISTAQLEKRLRDHKVPIIARVQSDRVIIDVRCLEDGDMDSIAEACKAIVGEVL